One Rosa chinensis cultivar Old Blush chromosome 5, RchiOBHm-V2, whole genome shotgun sequence genomic region harbors:
- the LOC112164055 gene encoding uncharacterized protein LOC112164055, with protein MSLPSKVQDAMKDKKWANAMVVEMDALEKNYGSVDRYKARLVTKGYTQKYGVDYDETFTPVAKINTIRVLLSLAANLDWTLKQQSNSDHTLFLKHQKGKVTALISYVDDMVVMGNDLEEIKKLQTKTGMLDCKPADTPIEQNYRLAEYPDQVPTNKARYQRSGSWNLLIYDDFGVKKK; from the exons ATGTCTCTtcctagtaaagtgcaggatgcaatgaAGGATAAGAAGTGGGCAAATGCGATGGTCGTGGAGATGGATGCACTTGAGAAGAATT ATGGGTCGGTGGATAGATATAAGGCAAGGTTAGTGACAAAGGGTTATACTCAGAAGTATGGAGTGGATTATGATGAGACTTTCACGCCagtggcaaagatcaatacaaTCCGGGTACTTCTGTCTCTAGCAGCTAATCTGGATTGGACTCTGAagca GCAGAGTAACTCGGATCACACCTTATTCCTTAAGCATCAGAAGGGTAAGGTTACAGCCTTGATTagttatgttgatgacatggtgGTGATGGGTAATGATTTAGAGGAGATTAAGAAGTTGCAGA CAAAGACTGGCATGCTTGATTGTAAGCCagctgatactcctattgagcagaattaTCGGTTAGCAGAATATCCGGATCAAGTACCCACAAATAAGGCAAGGTATCAAAG GTCTGGTTCTTGGAATTTGCTGATATATGATGATTTTGGTGTGAAGAAGAagtag